A single genomic interval of Spinacia oleracea cultivar Varoflay chromosome 6, BTI_SOV_V1, whole genome shotgun sequence harbors:
- the LOC110788848 gene encoding mannose/glucose-specific lectin, with protein MAQQVAQKHMVEQYGPYGSQCPENYSFKLQEGETIKEVIIRHGFIVDAIGFVVAKPCGGTYKKMFGGSSCHAKESKIVLKCGEKITQISGTYGNYKYQNNQCTIATLKIHTNLCPSGHGPYGQGKGVDCPRAFASPCPIDGPVVGVFGRHNNYLESVGIFVQKKDCPCA; from the exons ATGGCTCAACAAGTCGCCCAG AAGCATATGGTTGAACAATACGGACCTTATGGTTCTCAATGTCCCGAAAACTACAGCTTTAAACTTCAAGAAGGTGAAACCATCAAGGAAGTCATCATAAGGCATGGCTTCATTGTTGATGCTATTGGCTTCGTTGTAGCCAAGCCTTGTGGAGGTACCTACAAAAAGATGTTTGGTGGCAGCAGTTGTCATGCCAAGGAGTCAAAG ATTGTACTCAAGTGTGGTGAAAAGATAACCCAAATTTCTGGCACCTACGGAAACTACAAGTACCAGAACAATCAATGCACCATTGCTACATTGAAGATCCACACCAACTTATGCCCATCTGGTCATGGACCATATGGACAAGGAAAGGGAGTCGATTGCCCACGAGCTTTTGCATCGCCATGCCCAATTGACGGCCCTGTTGTTGGAGTGTTCGGAAGGCACAACAACTACCTTGAGTCTGTTGGAATTTTCGTCCAGAAGAAG GATTGCCCATGCGCTTAA